One genomic segment of Humidesulfovibrio mexicanus includes these proteins:
- a CDS encoding M48 family metalloprotease, producing the protein MFRARLVLALAVPCLLAAVAFGANAPREARAGAGSDALSEVCWTVVDEAPLRPSASAESGVLARLGRGEAVRVLQAEGNWILALRTDGSKGWVFQGHVAAEAPLPAPASLFEPLPASMILAEAADTARSARSQASTSQIACAELNVALEQHFTPDMLERFLRDGAIAEFAPEQSQPPKAPLWRRITAYGGETERQAGLNLAARILRSKAKAAFGLSLGRYVNLVALAVARHAPGILPGVRVVVLELSEPVSFSLPGGLVMLSTGTLAALDNEAQLALLLAHELAHAALGHLWAGAQGAAFFLRGGTLDRTRAGDPLSTELLDQLEETALVRGLNPKFEYEADLAAMDMAWRAGYDPREYPALLHRMHDAAKGKPRTTAPRDWPALHPQTGERLAHVASMLARIPETGLALARERFQANR; encoded by the coding sequence ATGTTCCGCGCACGCCTGGTCCTGGCGCTTGCCGTTCCGTGTCTGCTGGCGGCCGTCGCATTCGGCGCTAACGCCCCGCGCGAAGCGCGGGCGGGCGCAGGGAGCGATGCGTTATCGGAGGTGTGCTGGACTGTGGTGGACGAGGCGCCCTTGCGGCCAAGCGCTTCGGCGGAATCCGGAGTGCTGGCGAGGCTTGGCCGGGGCGAGGCCGTGCGCGTGCTGCAGGCGGAGGGGAACTGGATTCTTGCGTTGCGGACGGATGGGAGCAAGGGATGGGTGTTCCAAGGGCATGTGGCCGCGGAAGCGCCCCTCCCCGCTCCGGCCAGCCTCTTTGAGCCGCTTCCTGCGAGCATGATCCTGGCCGAGGCGGCGGACACGGCCCGGAGTGCGCGTTCTCAGGCGTCGACATCGCAAATCGCCTGCGCCGAACTGAATGTGGCGCTTGAACAACACTTCACGCCGGACATGCTGGAACGATTCCTCCGGGACGGCGCAATCGCGGAGTTCGCCCCCGAACAGTCGCAGCCGCCCAAGGCCCCCCTGTGGCGCAGAATCACGGCATACGGTGGCGAAACGGAGCGGCAGGCGGGGCTGAACCTCGCGGCGCGCATCCTGCGCAGCAAGGCCAAGGCGGCCTTCGGGCTCAGCCTGGGCCGGTATGTGAACCTGGTGGCGCTGGCTGTCGCCCGGCACGCGCCCGGCATCCTGCCGGGGGTGCGCGTTGTGGTGCTGGAACTCTCCGAACCGGTCTCCTTCAGCCTGCCGGGAGGGCTGGTGATGCTCAGCACAGGGACCTTGGCCGCCCTGGACAACGAAGCCCAATTGGCGTTGCTGCTTGCCCACGAGCTGGCCCATGCGGCCCTCGGACACCTGTGGGCCGGGGCCCAGGGCGCGGCATTCTTTCTTCGTGGCGGAACACTGGACAGAACGCGCGCGGGTGATCCGCTGTCCACCGAATTGCTTGATCAGTTGGAAGAGACGGCCCTTGTGCGCGGGCTGAACCCAAAGTTCGAGTACGAAGCCGACCTGGCGGCCATGGACATGGCCTGGCGCGCAGGCTACGATCCCAGGGAATACCCGGCCCTGCTGCACAGGATGCACGATGCGGCAAAGGGCAAACCGAGGACGACAGCCCCACGGGACTGGCCCGCCCTGCACCCGCAGACGGGAGAGCGCTTGGCGCATGTCGCGTCCATGCTTGCGCGCATCCCGGAAACGGGACTCGCCCTGGCCAGGGAACGCTTCCAGGCCAACCGCTGA
- a CDS encoding CHAT domain-containing protein — protein MNARTTRPALAALLATALLICPDRPSAAAPPDAALDQTAQPGQTPAAGLLRPAAMRTAPRKLDVNLPEQASFETGAVRQADVSRDGKWLVLTRVSGGYSELWLRSLVTGVPVLPRRLAPALADRLSPALSPDGRQLAFVGLEDDIKGDIYLLDLGTPDASLRRLTDRDTEDGAPAFSADGKTLYFHQRLPGHGDRRIVALALDARKASPRVLDTGGDASNPAPSPDGKRLAFVSTRSGASAVHLMDLPGGPARKLTSGAENESAPRFTPDGSRILFVVSPADASGKLSPFIAQAPSRPGSSASQLTSAGHAADSPIMTADRLYFLSERGGPSNVWSLPPEGEIPDRPSEELLGLADTLANQLPVDRALTILGYARSAQTAGAAAHLAAVALYSQGRQYEILGLDAQAKTSHEDAAQLGKQPHSGLARVRLALLAAKAERRKAVNDAGRAQALHKAQQALDAIANESGADARVRCQAKLELARLLMERGMDSASLTGSLQLLDALLAAPGCDREQQAEALFLKAETYAKIGHIQAVLPLYAQVISQHPEEGSWADLAVSRVLDRSLAGAGERFEDKAQALTLLSEQYRQSLPKLSLGALNRLGDVYFAADERARAKDAYRQCIARAKSVPQAGTQLAAARMALAEILYLEERFHQALDLYETEMAARPFEDRLYRLAKTAHLRKSVAAGDYLLRVGEVSSAQAIFAGLLRDDPSFVPAHRGMIRASAALRTIPATVAEYRTRLAQQPDDATLLYATGLALTYQDGKAPLLEARSLIVRAIQRNGQMEYFHQTLGYVDEVLETVHKERGRLESALESYRRARFLNAREQNPENAANLDLNIGNAHFLLGQYADAFEEYQKRHDSGVPFDNEETEILFLQRFGASAFQVREPEKPILAYTQSLELVEQRIQPKFASEIFGRIGRYVFDRVLTPALGQENLAETAKKLATRQSDLNNRLFEASTAPAGPPPDPAWARYASAIQGLLSEQDAIIRELPPLMPGQADTHMLNLKVMTNKVREALGFPPRFVELRAELHDRLGLALQETGRWKEARESFEKALAMNTALGLNRNLAANQRSVAYNAFMEAGLTTGLERDRLLDAAEAGFRRVPELVARHGVVGKRGGGRGKGLVNLDFDVTLDATTASQAAYGFSAEQELRLADTFLARIAAEQGRPREALGLVERQSKSFERGDIAPRDAFGAALLLHRAGLLETGLGREAAAFERFRRSAQLALELGNVVSASLNAADMAAVQAALPVDERFAQRMDQLRSLEGLVRRSLRSAPPSGESLAVPVFHNLMAAHGMALAERFDLAPGADPAQIAALRMDTLARVGQRLADGLEWFRAHPPTDRRAVAVNAALRLNEAALALRLGETGRRAQAFEAALALAERGLLPGVRWRALAGLGHLDEALSTLEALPLDEPTCGPGEVMRTFAPKVDALIRTGKAEAAFNLLERLSELERVSRMGALGGAAPAEAERGLLRRCGTRLLAIRDLTDRLSAVRDQERADISRRLEQEREILAAELGPERERLPGVARAGQGEAEQDWLLMLHGLSAELSATAASVVSTTDAHSATALRQRHTALAARLTALKAEAVRDMGRQDAPGALGFALPAPVEAMDLMDALPKGTHALRVALLPDGGWAALRLDADSVRVLPLPNGPVPVLPPPAPGEKRLLLFEEPTVLADEDISHAVSLGLSGTHMRRSLASRKPFRTNLLFVSGAYAAPKPFTATNAQASQPELAVLAAQAHTVVATPPVRQLHRAPSRQNEQATEFLALNDPKAEPVGLAALAASLRETSLAVLAHPEAQDLPLIAQLLSLYGVPSVLAAPPASAPGETTRRMESFLTAYAETTAADASGRTGAPRWLLLGDPGLSVQEAEAFAVTQFARYVHSGMEAFKSGRSAEALARFENALRVARSSGQFAKHMPDLLAYSRESAYGAGEYDKSLAYARELAVLLAKIQPDTPAHAEALLRLGLVEARLERYPAAITAMEQAAEMLANLELTPKEIEALSSLGAVLENAVQYDKALARFEGAAKLSRKAGTKELVARQYMSIGRIHDMRLSQYAQARAAYGEALRIYTELGKRADMAQAQLDMGRSARLTGDFPEADRRYAEALKLAGTGKDQERLRLRIVIEQANNAWSQARYQEAFDLVRAVLSSAETHGWALEQVIARNTAGLLWWSLGDHERAIRELDAALPLARSLRIRKDEVATTLNNRGLVERDMGRPEKALKTLNEALDIDREIRSRWAIAYDLRNIAQTYARMGDPKKALPLLGEALDIVSQTGNRVNQAKIVLAQGEALLATGDADSAFRAFSQADALARDMNLRDSRWRALHGLARIAMSARRLPEARALLEQAVTVIEDMRAELKVDQLKDGFIADKAVAYEDLVTVLADLGEVAESFRTAERSRARNLMDLLGNARRNPQRPEDKPLYERMNALRRKLHDQETLLAGAQAQAERAVYERGVKRAQDEYRDALLDLQARRPDLASLVSVNPLRLGEVQKLLEPGVGLLTYYVTADEVFCWTVDSGRAELVRTRLGRETLGRMVLTYRRMLQNLEPSDAHSKELYDLLVAPALPKLAGVRTLGIVPHDALHTLSFASLGNGEEHLLDRHALFQLPSASVFRFTVARRNDARNIRVLAVGNPDLRDSSLDLPFAEREVEQMAWTYPDMTALVGEKATKQWLTRHIGEFGIIHLATHGEFDPANPLFSALKLAGVKNDNGDLEAGEVFDLDINADLVVLSACQTGLGKVTSGDEVQGLNQAFLYAGTHALVSSLWRVSDIATAMLMKQFYREYQQRPKAESLRRAMLHVRTRFPHPGYWSAFTLTGDYK, from the coding sequence ATGAACGCCCGGACAACGCGCCCCGCCCTGGCCGCACTGCTTGCGACCGCCCTGCTCATCTGCCCGGACCGGCCCAGTGCGGCAGCTCCGCCCGATGCCGCACTGGACCAAACGGCCCAGCCCGGCCAAACGCCCGCTGCGGGGCTTCTTCGCCCTGCAGCCATGCGCACGGCGCCCAGAAAACTCGATGTGAACCTGCCCGAACAGGCGAGTTTTGAAACCGGGGCCGTGCGGCAGGCGGATGTGAGCCGCGACGGCAAGTGGCTCGTGCTGACCAGGGTTTCCGGCGGCTACAGCGAACTCTGGCTGCGCTCCCTGGTCACGGGCGTCCCGGTTTTGCCTCGTCGCCTGGCCCCGGCCTTGGCCGACAGGCTTTCGCCCGCCCTTTCGCCGGACGGGCGGCAACTGGCCTTCGTCGGCCTTGAGGACGACATCAAGGGCGACATCTACCTTCTTGACCTGGGCACCCCCGACGCCAGTCTCCGCCGACTCACCGACCGCGATACCGAAGATGGCGCCCCCGCGTTTTCGGCCGACGGCAAGACCCTCTATTTCCACCAACGGTTGCCGGGGCATGGCGACCGGCGCATCGTCGCCCTTGCCCTGGACGCCCGAAAGGCCTCCCCGCGCGTGCTCGACACCGGCGGCGACGCATCCAATCCCGCGCCTTCTCCGGACGGCAAGCGCCTGGCCTTCGTGTCCACGCGAAGCGGCGCAAGCGCCGTGCATCTCATGGACCTTCCCGGAGGCCCAGCCCGCAAGCTCACCAGCGGCGCGGAAAACGAGTCCGCGCCGCGCTTCACTCCGGATGGGTCGCGCATTCTCTTCGTCGTCTCCCCGGCCGATGCGAGCGGAAAGCTGTCGCCATTCATCGCCCAGGCCCCATCGCGCCCCGGTTCGTCCGCGAGCCAGCTCACCAGTGCGGGGCACGCAGCCGATTCCCCCATCATGACGGCGGACAGGCTCTATTTTCTCTCCGAGCGGGGAGGTCCGTCCAATGTCTGGTCATTGCCGCCAGAGGGCGAGATACCGGACCGCCCATCCGAAGAACTTCTCGGCCTTGCCGACACCCTTGCCAACCAACTCCCGGTGGACCGGGCGCTGACCATCCTCGGCTACGCCCGCTCGGCGCAAACCGCCGGGGCGGCGGCCCACCTTGCAGCCGTGGCCCTGTACTCCCAGGGCCGCCAATACGAGATTCTGGGGCTCGACGCCCAGGCCAAGACCTCGCACGAAGACGCGGCACAGCTTGGCAAGCAGCCCCACTCCGGGCTCGCGCGGGTGCGTCTCGCCCTGCTCGCGGCCAAGGCAGAACGCCGCAAGGCCGTCAATGACGCCGGTCGCGCACAGGCCCTTCACAAGGCCCAGCAGGCCCTGGACGCCATCGCCAACGAAAGCGGCGCTGACGCTCGCGTGCGCTGCCAGGCAAAGCTGGAGTTGGCGCGGCTGCTCATGGAGCGAGGCATGGACTCGGCTTCGCTCACGGGGAGCCTGCAACTCCTGGACGCCCTGCTCGCGGCACCGGGCTGCGACCGGGAGCAACAGGCCGAAGCCCTGTTCCTCAAGGCTGAAACCTACGCCAAGATCGGCCACATCCAGGCGGTGCTGCCGCTGTACGCCCAGGTCATCAGCCAGCATCCGGAAGAGGGCAGCTGGGCGGACCTCGCCGTCTCGCGCGTGCTGGACCGCAGTCTGGCCGGTGCGGGAGAACGCTTTGAAGACAAGGCCCAGGCCCTGACGCTGTTAAGCGAGCAATACCGCCAAAGCCTGCCCAAGCTTTCTTTGGGCGCGCTGAACCGCCTGGGCGACGTGTACTTCGCGGCCGACGAGCGGGCGCGGGCCAAGGACGCCTACCGCCAATGCATCGCCAGGGCCAAGAGCGTTCCCCAGGCTGGCACGCAGCTTGCCGCCGCGCGCATGGCGCTCGCCGAAATCCTGTATCTGGAGGAGCGCTTCCACCAGGCCCTGGACCTCTATGAAACGGAAATGGCCGCCCGCCCCTTCGAGGACCGCCTGTACCGGCTGGCCAAGACGGCGCACCTGCGCAAGTCCGTGGCCGCAGGCGACTACCTGCTGCGCGTGGGCGAGGTCTCATCGGCCCAGGCGATCTTCGCCGGGCTGCTGCGCGACGATCCCTCCTTCGTGCCGGCCCACCGGGGCATGATCCGCGCCAGCGCCGCCCTGCGCACCATTCCGGCCACGGTGGCCGAATACCGGACACGCCTGGCCCAACAGCCCGACGACGCGACCCTGCTCTACGCCACAGGATTGGCCCTGACCTACCAGGACGGCAAAGCGCCGCTCTTGGAGGCCCGCTCACTCATCGTCCGGGCCATCCAGCGCAACGGGCAGATGGAATACTTCCACCAGACCCTGGGCTATGTGGACGAGGTGCTGGAGACCGTGCACAAGGAACGCGGCAGACTCGAATCCGCCCTGGAGTCATACCGGCGCGCGCGCTTTCTCAACGCGAGGGAGCAGAATCCGGAGAACGCCGCCAACCTGGACTTGAACATCGGCAACGCGCACTTCCTGCTCGGGCAATATGCCGACGCTTTCGAGGAATACCAGAAGCGCCACGATTCCGGGGTTCCTTTCGACAATGAGGAGACCGAAATCCTGTTTTTGCAGCGCTTCGGGGCATCGGCCTTCCAGGTGCGCGAACCGGAAAAGCCCATCCTGGCCTACACGCAATCCCTTGAACTGGTGGAACAACGCATCCAGCCCAAATTCGCCTCGGAGATTTTCGGTCGCATCGGCCGCTACGTGTTCGATCGCGTCCTGACTCCGGCCCTTGGGCAAGAAAATCTCGCCGAAACGGCCAAGAAGCTGGCCACGCGCCAATCCGACCTGAACAACCGACTCTTCGAGGCCAGCACAGCCCCAGCCGGACCGCCGCCCGATCCCGCCTGGGCACGCTACGCCTCGGCCATCCAGGGGCTGCTTTCCGAACAGGACGCCATCATCCGCGAACTGCCCCCGCTCATGCCTGGGCAGGCGGACACGCACATGCTGAACCTCAAGGTGATGACAAACAAGGTGCGCGAGGCGCTGGGCTTCCCGCCGCGCTTCGTGGAGCTGCGGGCGGAGCTTCACGACCGCCTCGGCTTGGCGCTTCAGGAAACCGGGCGCTGGAAGGAGGCCCGCGAATCCTTTGAAAAGGCCCTGGCCATGAACACCGCCCTTGGCCTGAACCGCAACCTGGCCGCCAACCAGCGCTCCGTAGCCTACAACGCCTTCATGGAGGCGGGGCTTACCACCGGCCTTGAGCGCGACCGCCTGCTGGACGCTGCGGAGGCCGGTTTCCGACGGGTTCCGGAGCTTGTGGCGCGCCACGGCGTCGTTGGCAAGCGTGGCGGCGGACGGGGCAAAGGTCTTGTCAACCTGGATTTCGACGTGACCCTGGACGCGACCACGGCCTCCCAGGCAGCTTACGGCTTCAGCGCGGAGCAGGAGCTGCGCCTGGCCGACACCTTCCTGGCGCGCATTGCGGCGGAGCAAGGCCGACCGCGCGAAGCCCTTGGCCTTGTGGAACGCCAGTCCAAATCCTTCGAGCGGGGCGACATCGCCCCCCGGGACGCCTTTGGCGCGGCGCTGCTGCTGCATCGTGCGGGGCTGCTGGAAACCGGACTGGGACGCGAGGCCGCAGCCTTCGAGCGCTTCCGCCGCTCGGCCCAACTGGCCCTGGAACTTGGAAACGTGGTCAGCGCCAGCCTCAATGCGGCCGACATGGCCGCCGTGCAGGCCGCCCTGCCCGTGGACGAACGCTTCGCCCAGCGCATGGACCAACTGCGCAGCCTGGAGGGTCTGGTGCGTCGAAGCCTGCGCAGCGCGCCGCCGAGCGGAGAGTCTCTGGCCGTTCCAGTCTTCCACAACCTCATGGCCGCCCACGGCATGGCGTTGGCGGAACGTTTCGACCTCGCCCCCGGAGCCGACCCGGCCCAGATTGCCGCCCTGCGCATGGACACCCTTGCCCGCGTCGGCCAGCGCCTTGCGGACGGCCTGGAATGGTTCCGTGCGCACCCGCCGACCGACCGCCGCGCCGTGGCCGTCAACGCGGCCCTGCGCCTCAACGAGGCGGCTCTCGCGCTGCGCCTTGGCGAAACAGGTCGCCGCGCCCAAGCCTTTGAGGCGGCCTTGGCCCTTGCGGAACGCGGACTGCTGCCAGGCGTTCGCTGGCGCGCACTGGCCGGGCTGGGCCACCTGGACGAAGCCCTTTCCACCCTGGAAGCACTGCCCCTGGACGAACCGACCTGCGGTCCGGGGGAGGTCATGCGAACCTTCGCTCCCAAGGTCGACGCTCTCATCCGCACAGGCAAGGCCGAGGCCGCGTTCAACCTGCTGGAGCGGCTCTCGGAGCTGGAGCGTGTCTCCCGCATGGGTGCCCTGGGAGGAGCCGCCCCTGCGGAGGCGGAACGCGGCCTGCTGCGAAGGTGTGGCACGCGCCTGCTGGCCATTCGAGATCTGACGGACCGGCTGTCGGCTGTGCGCGACCAAGAGCGCGCCGACATTTCGCGCCGCCTGGAGCAGGAGCGGGAAATCCTCGCCGCCGAGCTTGGACCCGAGCGAGAACGCCTGCCCGGAGTCGCCCGCGCCGGGCAAGGCGAAGCCGAACAGGATTGGCTGCTCATGCTCCATGGCCTGTCGGCCGAACTCTCGGCCACGGCCGCCTCGGTCGTCTCCACAACGGACGCGCACTCCGCGACCGCGCTGCGCCAGCGCCACACGGCCCTGGCCGCGCGGCTGACCGCTCTCAAAGCCGAGGCGGTCCGCGACATGGGGAGGCAAGACGCCCCTGGCGCGCTGGGATTCGCGTTGCCCGCACCCGTCGAGGCCATGGACCTCATGGACGCCCTTCCAAAGGGGACGCACGCCCTTCGTGTCGCCCTGTTGCCGGACGGCGGTTGGGCTGCGCTGCGGCTCGACGCGGACTCCGTGCGTGTGCTGCCACTGCCGAATGGGCCCGTTCCGGTTCTTCCTCCGCCCGCCCCAGGCGAAAAGCGCCTGCTCCTCTTCGAGGAGCCGACCGTCTTGGCCGACGAAGACATCAGCCACGCGGTGTCCCTAGGCCTGTCCGGCACGCACATGCGACGCAGCCTAGCCTCGCGCAAGCCCTTCCGGACAAACCTGCTGTTCGTGTCCGGCGCCTATGCCGCGCCGAAGCCGTTCACCGCGACAAACGCCCAGGCCTCCCAGCCGGAACTCGCGGTTCTGGCGGCGCAAGCACATACAGTTGTGGCCACGCCACCCGTACGGCAGCTCCACCGCGCGCCTAGTCGGCAAAACGAACAGGCCACGGAATTCCTGGCCTTGAACGACCCCAAGGCCGAACCCGTTGGCCTGGCTGCCCTGGCCGCCTCCCTGCGCGAGACTTCCCTGGCCGTGCTGGCGCACCCCGAAGCGCAGGACCTGCCCCTCATCGCGCAACTGCTCTCGCTCTATGGGGTTCCCTCGGTGCTTGCGGCTCCGCCTGCGTCCGCTCCCGGCGAAACGACAAGACGCATGGAGTCCTTCCTGACGGCCTATGCCGAGACAACGGCCGCCGACGCCTCTGGGCGCACGGGTGCTCCCCGCTGGCTGCTGCTGGGCGATCCCGGCCTTTCCGTGCAGGAGGCAGAGGCCTTCGCCGTGACGCAGTTCGCGCGTTACGTGCACTCCGGCATGGAGGCCTTCAAGTCGGGCCGCAGCGCAGAGGCTCTGGCGCGTTTTGAAAACGCCCTGCGCGTGGCCCGCTCCTCCGGACAATTCGCAAAGCACATGCCCGACCTGCTGGCCTACTCGCGCGAGAGCGCATACGGCGCTGGAGAATACGATAAGTCCTTGGCCTACGCGCGGGAGTTGGCCGTGCTTCTGGCGAAAATCCAGCCGGACACCCCGGCCCATGCCGAGGCCTTGCTGCGGCTGGGCCTGGTGGAGGCAAGGCTTGAGCGCTACCCCGCCGCCATCACAGCCATGGAGCAAGCGGCGGAGATGCTGGCCAATCTTGAGCTGACGCCAAAAGAAATCGAAGCGCTGTCCAGTCTGGGCGCGGTGCTGGAAAACGCCGTCCAGTACGACAAGGCCCTCGCACGCTTCGAAGGCGCGGCCAAGCTTTCCCGAAAGGCCGGAACCAAGGAACTGGTGGCCAGACAATATATGAGCATCGGCCGCATCCACGACATGCGGCTTTCGCAATATGCGCAGGCCAGGGCCGCCTACGGCGAAGCGTTGCGCATCTATACGGAGCTGGGCAAACGGGCGGACATGGCCCAGGCCCAACTGGACATGGGCCGCTCAGCGCGCCTCACCGGGGACTTCCCGGAGGCCGACCGCCGCTACGCCGAGGCCCTCAAGCTGGCCGGCACGGGCAAGGACCAGGAACGCCTGCGCCTGCGCATCGTCATCGAGCAGGCCAACAACGCATGGAGCCAGGCCCGCTACCAGGAGGCCTTCGACCTCGTCCGCGCGGTGCTCTCTAGCGCCGAAACACACGGCTGGGCGCTGGAGCAGGTCATCGCCCGCAACACTGCCGGCCTGCTCTGGTGGAGCCTTGGCGACCACGAGCGCGCCATCCGCGAGTTGGACGCGGCCCTGCCCCTGGCCAGGAGCCTGCGCATCCGCAAGGACGAAGTGGCCACCACACTGAACAACAGGGGCCTTGTGGAGCGCGACATGGGCCGACCGGAGAAGGCCCTCAAGACCCTGAACGAGGCCCTGGACATTGACCGCGAGATCCGCTCGCGTTGGGCCATCGCCTACGACCTGCGCAACATCGCCCAAACTTACGCGCGCATGGGCGACCCCAAGAAGGCCTTGCCCCTGCTCGGCGAGGCCTTGGACATCGTGTCGCAAACGGGCAACCGCGTGAACCAGGCCAAGATCGTGTTGGCGCAAGGCGAAGCGCTGTTGGCAACGGGCGACGCAGACTCGGCGTTCCGGGCCTTCTCCCAGGCCGATGCCCTGGCCAGGGACATGAACCTGCGCGACAGCCGCTGGCGTGCCCTGCACGGCCTGGCGCGCATCGCCATGTCGGCGCGGCGGCTGCCCGAGGCCCGCGCCCTGCTGGAGCAGGCCGTGACGGTCATTGAGGACATGCGCGCCGAACTCAAGGTCGACCAGTTGAAGGACGGGTTCATCGCCGACAAGGCCGTAGCCTACGAAGACCTCGTCACCGTGCTGGCCGACCTGGGCGAGGTGGCGGAGAGCTTCCGCACGGCGGAACGCTCCCGGGCGCGAAACCTCATGGACTTGCTCGGCAATGCGCGGCGAAATCCACAAAGACCAGAGGACAAGCCCCTTTACGAACGCATGAACGCATTGCGCCGCAAGCTGCACGACCAGGAGACGCTGCTCGCCGGAGCCCAGGCGCAGGCCGAACGCGCCGTCTACGAACGCGGCGTCAAGCGCGCCCAGGACGAATACCGCGACGCCCTGCTGGACCTCCAGGCCCGGCGTCCAGACCTGGCGAGCTTGGTCTCGGTGAACCCGCTGAGGCTGGGCGAGGTGCAGAAGCTGCTGGAGCCAGGCGTGGGGCTTTTGACTTACTACGTCACCGCCGACGAAGTGTTCTGCTGGACCGTGGACTCCGGCCGGGCGGAGCTGGTGCGCACGCGCCTGGGTCGTGAGACCCTGGGCCGCATGGTGCTCACCTACCGGAGGATGCTCCAGAATCTGGAGCCTTCGGACGCCCATTCCAAGGAACTCTACGATCTCCTTGTGGCCCCTGCCCTGCCGAAGCTCGCCGGAGTTCGGACCCTGGGCATCGTGCCCCACGATGCGCTGCACACCCTGTCCTTCGCCAGCCTTGGCAATGGCGAGGAGCATCTGCTGGACCGCCACGCCCTCTTCCAACTGCCCAGCGCCAGCGTGTTCCGATTCACGGTGGCGCGGCGCAATGATGCGCGCAACATCCGCGTGCTGGCAGTGGGCAACCCCGACCTGCGGGACAGTTCCCTGGACCTGCCCTTTGCGGAACGCGAGGTGGAGCAGATGGCCTGGACATATCCTGACATGACGGCCCTTGTGGGCGAAAAGGCCACGAAACAGTGGCTCACGCGGCACATTGGCGAGTTCGGCATCATCCACTTGGCCACCCACGGCGAGTTCGACCCCGCCAATCCGCTGTTCTCCGCCCTCAAGCTTGCTGGGGTAAAAAACGACAACGGCGACCTTGAGGCCGGGGAGGTCTTCGACCTCGACATCAACGCCGACCTGGTGGTGCTCTCCGCCTGCCAGACGGGGCTAGGCAAAGTGACCAGCGGCGACGAGGTGCAAGGCCTCAATCAGGCCTTCCTGTACGCGGGGACGCACGCCCTCGTCTCCAGCCTCTGGCGTGTGAGCGACATCGCCACCGCCATGCTCATGAAGCAGTTCTATCGAGAGTACCAGCAACGCCCCAAGGCCGAAAGCCTACGCCGGGCCATGCTGCATGTGCGGACGCGCTTCCCGCACCCCGGCTACTGGAGCGCCTTCACCCTGACGGGGGATTACAAATAG